The proteins below come from a single Hyperolius riggenbachi isolate aHypRig1 chromosome 8, aHypRig1.pri, whole genome shotgun sequence genomic window:
- the LOC137529006 gene encoding tetratricopeptide repeat protein 16-like isoform X3, with the protein MEEVVIETEASAGEEMSGNFFPTAVSEEKLQEAREKSLQRVFGSSRAILAVDGKSNKPNQCSYEDIVRDKMTQHYEKGLLCLSQEEWENAVISFSKAINLCPEKGQSLFQQMRYMEALECFTRASELQPQNRHYRMRS; encoded by the exons ATGGAGGAGGTTGTGATAGAAACGGAGGCTTCGGCGGGAGAGGAG ATGTCAGGGAACTTTTTCCCCACCGCAGTCAGTGAGGAGAAGCTTCAGGAAGCACGCGAGAAATCCTTGCAAAGGGTATTTGGCTCCAGTCGAGCCATATTAGCTGTGGATGGGAAATCCAATAAACCCAACCAATGCTCCTATGAAGACATCGTACGGGACAAGATGACACAGCA CTACGAGAAAGGCCTGCTGTGCCTGTCGCAGGAGGAATGGGAGAATGCTGTCATCTCATTTTCTAAAGCCATCAACCTCTGCCCGGAAAAG GGACAGAGCCTGTTTCAGCAGATGCGGTACATGGAAGCTTTGGAGTGCTTCACTCGTGCctctgagctgcagccacaaaaCAGACATTACCGTATGCGCAG
- the LOC137529006 gene encoding tetratricopeptide repeat protein 16-like isoform X2, with translation MEEVVIETEASAGEEMSGNFFPTAVSEEKLQEAREKSLQRVFGSSRAILAVDGKSNKPNQCSYEDIVRDKMTQHYEKGLLCLSQEEWENAVISFSKAINLCPEKGQSLFQQMRYMEALECFTRASELQPQNRHYRMRRCSFTFC, from the exons ATGGAGGAGGTTGTGATAGAAACGGAGGCTTCGGCGGGAGAGGAG ATGTCAGGGAACTTTTTCCCCACCGCAGTCAGTGAGGAGAAGCTTCAGGAAGCACGCGAGAAATCCTTGCAAAGGGTATTTGGCTCCAGTCGAGCCATATTAGCTGTGGATGGGAAATCCAATAAACCCAACCAATGCTCCTATGAAGACATCGTACGGGACAAGATGACACAGCA CTACGAGAAAGGCCTGCTGTGCCTGTCGCAGGAGGAATGGGAGAATGCTGTCATCTCATTTTCTAAAGCCATCAACCTCTGCCCGGAAAAG GGACAGAGCCTGTTTCAGCAGATGCGGTACATGGAAGCTTTGGAGTGCTTCACTCGTGCctctgagctgcagccacaaaaCAGACATTACCGTATGCGCAG